The following are from one region of the Petrotoga mobilis SJ95 genome:
- a CDS encoding methionine ABC transporter permease: MIQDLFIATFETLYMTFVSGFIAILLGIPLGIALYMLSKSDKNATKTWYSVLDWIVNIFRSIPFIILIILIIPLTRLLTGTIIGSTAAIVPLSIAAIPFMARLAETSFNNLSQGLLDTSVSMGMTNRQFILKVLLPETAPEMVSNITLLIINLITYTAIAGAVGAGGLGAMAINYGYQRFRMDVLLYDVAILIFLTQIIQFVGSRLSNSLRK, translated from the coding sequence ATGATCCAAGATCTATTTATAGCTACTTTTGAAACGTTATACATGACTTTTGTGTCTGGCTTTATAGCTATTTTGTTGGGTATTCCTTTGGGTATAGCGCTCTACATGTTGTCTAAAAGTGATAAAAATGCAACAAAAACTTGGTATTCCGTTTTAGATTGGATTGTAAATATATTTAGATCAATACCTTTTATCATCCTTATTATTTTGATAATCCCTTTAACTAGATTATTAACAGGAACAATAATCGGATCAACCGCAGCGATTGTACCATTGTCTATAGCAGCCATTCCGTTTATGGCAAGATTGGCTGAAACTTCTTTTAACAATCTTTCACAAGGTTTACTAGACACGTCTGTGTCTATGGGTATGACCAACAGACAGTTTATATTGAAAGTATTATTACCTGAGACCGCTCCGGAAATGGTTTCAAATATCACTTTGTTGATTATAAATCTAATAACTTATACGGCTATTGCTGGAGCTGTTGGAGCCGGAGGCCTGGGGGCAATGGCAATAAACTACGGATATCAAAGGTTTAGAATGGATGTGCTTCTATACGACGTGGCAATATTAATCTTCTTAACTCAGATAATTCAATTTGTTGGTTCAAGATTGTCGAACTCTTTAAGAAAATAA
- a CDS encoding methionine ABC transporter ATP-binding protein produces the protein MLTIKNLNLIYDDKNHVLKNVNFTVEDGEILGIIGLSGAGKTSLLRTMNLLQPPTSGEIFLDKVDLTKLNNNQLRNVRKKISIVFQHFNLLSSRTVYENVSLPLEIEKVPKKEIEVRVNKLLEEVNLLHKKDSYPSQLSGGEKQRTAIARALINNPDIILFDEPTSSLDPSTTQRILDLILEINKSMKKSILIVTHEMDVIKKICDKVVYLKNGTVDFFGKVHEFFIEKENELNKEFYQEINIDWKRVKEVVKGENDRLIKIVFWGEKTHEPILHNITKKYDITLNILYGKIEHLKDNPYGTLIVEVISTQREMEKFLEELSANVYKVEVLK, from the coding sequence TTGTTAACAATAAAAAATCTTAATCTCATATATGATGACAAAAATCATGTCTTAAAAAACGTAAATTTTACAGTTGAAGATGGAGAAATTCTGGGGATTATAGGGTTATCTGGAGCGGGTAAAACGTCTCTTTTGAGAACGATGAACCTGCTCCAACCTCCTACTTCCGGGGAAATTTTCTTGGATAAAGTAGATCTAACAAAATTAAATAATAACCAATTGAGAAACGTGAGAAAAAAGATTAGTATAGTATTCCAACATTTCAACTTGTTGAGTTCTAGAACGGTATATGAAAATGTGTCTCTTCCCCTTGAAATTGAAAAGGTACCTAAAAAAGAAATAGAAGTTCGTGTTAATAAGTTATTGGAAGAGGTCAACCTTCTTCATAAAAAGGATTCTTATCCTTCACAGTTATCGGGAGGAGAGAAGCAAAGAACAGCTATAGCAAGGGCATTGATAAATAATCCTGATATTATTTTGTTTGATGAACCCACATCATCTTTAGATCCAAGCACAACACAGAGAATTTTAGATCTTATATTGGAAATCAATAAGAGTATGAAAAAGTCAATTTTGATTGTTACTCATGAGATGGATGTGATTAAAAAGATTTGTGATAAAGTTGTTTATTTAAAAAATGGAACCGTTGATTTTTTTGGTAAAGTTCACGAGTTTTTTATTGAAAAAGAAAATGAACTGAATAAAGAATTTTATCAAGAAATAAACATAGATTGGAAAAGGGTAAAAGAGGTGGTTAAGGGAGAAAACGATAGGTTGATAAAGATAGTTTTTTGGGGAGAAAAGACACATGAACCTATCTTACATAATATTACCAAAAAATATGACATCACATTGAATATACTTTACGGTAAGATAGAACATTTGAAAGACAATCCCTATGGGACTTTGATAGTTGAGGTTATTTCCACACAAAGGGAAATGGAAAAGTTTTTAGAAGAGCTCTCTGCTAATGTTTACAAAGTTGAGGTGTTGAAATAA
- a CDS encoding MetQ/NlpA family ABC transporter substrate-binding protein, translating to MKRSKSVVKVLVSLFVFLTLFFVEGYALFGLGGNTFKVGATPVPHAEILEFVKDDFKEKTGVELEIVIFTDYVQPNLALEDGSIDANYFQHEPYLETFKRERKLPDLVSVAKIHVEPMGFYLKKELKDLKKGDLIIVPNDVTNEGRSLLLLQEYGVIKLREREDPLVATIKDIVENPYGLVFKELEAPYLPRTYKEDKNVVGAIINTNYAIEAGLNPLEDAVFFEGAQSPYANVIAVKESRVDDELVKALVEVLTTDKVRKFILENYNGAVVPVF from the coding sequence GTAAAGGTTTTGGTTTCATTATTTGTTTTTTTAACATTGTTTTTCGTGGAAGGGTATGCTTTGTTTGGTCTTGGTGGTAATACCTTCAAAGTTGGAGCTACTCCAGTTCCCCATGCCGAGATCTTAGAGTTCGTAAAAGATGATTTCAAAGAAAAAACGGGTGTCGAACTGGAGATAGTGATTTTTACAGATTATGTTCAACCTAATTTGGCTTTGGAAGACGGTTCTATAGATGCGAATTACTTTCAGCATGAACCATATTTAGAAACTTTTAAAAGGGAACGTAAGCTGCCAGATTTGGTATCTGTCGCTAAGATCCATGTTGAACCTATGGGGTTTTATTTAAAGAAAGAGTTAAAGGACCTTAAAAAAGGCGATTTAATCATAGTTCCTAACGATGTTACCAACGAAGGTAGATCTTTGTTGCTTCTTCAAGAATATGGAGTGATTAAGCTTAGGGAGAGAGAGGATCCTTTAGTGGCAACTATCAAGGATATTGTTGAAAATCCATACGGTTTGGTATTCAAAGAGCTTGAAGCACCGTATTTGCCTAGGACTTATAAGGAAGATAAAAATGTTGTCGGGGCTATAATTAACACAAATTATGCTATAGAAGCTGGGTTGAATCCATTGGAAGATGCGGTATTCTTTGAAGGGGCTCAATCTCCATATGCCAACGTAATAGCTGTAAAAGAAAGCCGTGTCGACGATGAACTAGTAAAAGCTTTGGTTGAAGTTTTAACAACCGATAAGGTTAGAAAATTTATTTTAGAAAATTATAATGGTGCGGTAGTACCTGTATTTTGA